The Cryptococcus neoformans var. grubii H99 chromosome 8, complete sequence DNA window TCGAACTTCCTTCGGTTGAGTGGCATCTTCCAGAGGATATGTCGAACCTGTTATCTACAAGATTCCCGGAAAAAGACTCGTTCTCAGTTGCCGATCCTacctcaacctccaccaTTGCTTCACCAAGAGGCTTGCCTGCCGATCAATCATCTTTTCGAGATGCCTTAACTTCTGAGGCTGCTTCCAGGTCACTGAAACGCAgcaagatggagaaaaaggcCGAAGCGGAATTTTGGGGCGTACACCCCGACGAGTCCACCATCTCTGGGATCGGCAGGGAGGATAGCAACCCCACAATCCGATGCCAGCTACCTCCTTTTGAGGAGCAGATCCCTGCTATTGAAGAGAAATCAGACACCCAAgagcctcctcttcctatAGCTCAACCTGTACCTGCTATGACTCCGCCATACTCCACAAGCTCGATATTTGCCGACATGAGTGCCGAGCAAGCTGAGCTTACTTGGCCACTCACTCATCGCCCGGGGTCagattcttcttccactttccaATCGCCCAACCGTCTCCAGTCCCCGCAACTGCCAGAAGTAGCCCCCGAAACCCCTGGAACAACAGTGGGAGATGTTACCGAATTTTACGACTGCACAGCTATGGTCCtatccccttcctccgATTCAACTTTTGCTATTTGTTCTACATCAACACCTCTTACGAGCCTCTTGGTACCGCCTACCAAAGCTCTCTTCGAAGCTCAGGCAGCTCATACAGATGCACTCAGCGCCGAACTTGAGCTTTACAAGGATCTTACCGAAAAACTCCGTAATGAAGTTTcagaaagagatgaggTGCTTGCTAAACTGAATATGGGAGCTTTGGAAACGGAGATGTTGTATTCCCAGGTGCAAGATCTCAAAAAGGAGCTAGCTGTTGCGAAAGCAAAGGCAGAACAAGCGAAGGTACAAGCTCAAAACGCTCAGTGGCAAGCACTGCCAAATCTAGACTTGAACTCTCCGACTCCCCTCATGCGTACCCGAAGTGTTGGTCTTCTCTCCGATAGGACTATTGCGGCCCAAAGTGAAGCGCGTGACCTCGAAATTCGACTTGCTAAAGCTTTAGCAGATGCCTCAGCCGCCTCGCGCCAGTTGGACGAGGTCAAGAAGTCTCGAGACCATCAAGCCCTTGAGCTCGAAGAAGCCCAAGCTGAACTGAGGGATAAAGATGATCGTGAGAAAAGCCGCATGATCAAGGCTTCGCACCCCGAgaggaatgaagaagatggggaggtggaggagatgcGAAAAGAGATGGGAAAGTTGCAACgaaaggtggaagagatggagggcaagggaaaggaggtggaggcttTGAGGcaagagttggaagaggtaTATCGTCAACTTGAGGAAGTCAAGGATCAGGGGGATGAGGTTCAAGCTCTCAAAGCGGAACTCTCTAgtgctcatcatcaacttGATGAATACGAGCTGACAAAGGCCGATGTGGGTGCCCTTCAAAAGGAGCTTGCCGATTTGAGGCACCACGTTCAGGAGCTCAAGCAAGTGAAGGCcgcagatgaagaggaaattgAAATCCTATTGGGTCAGGTTGCCAAGCTTGAAACCGAAAGTCGAGAAGTGGAGGATTTGAAATATCATTTTGAACAGCTTAAACAGGTCAAAACTgccgatgaggaagagattgaaaaCCTTCTGAGGCAAGTCGAGAAGTTTAAGGCCGAGAGAAGGCAGGAAGACGATTGGAAGAGCAAGGTGAAGGAACTGAATAAGAGGGTAGATATGGAAGGCATGAGAAGGCAGGAGGTGGAGCTTAAATTAGAGGAGATCAAAAGTAGAGAGGTCAAgctggaaggagagaacCGAGAAGTAATTTTCTTTATCAATGCTATCGGTGACAACTTCACTAACAGCTGTGATAGCTTCGGAAGAGCCTTCAATCCACTCGGGAACAACTTGTTCAAGCACAATCAGTCCCTACCACATCCTCGGCGGACGCGCAGGAACTCCAATCGCTCCGCGTCCAGATCGACCAGCTCAAGTCCCAATCGGCTTCTAAAGACTTGGAAATCACCAATCTTCAACGACGCAAAGCGGAGTTGAAGGAGGATAGGGAGATGCTTAACATCGCATTGGATTCGAAGCAACAAGAGGTCGAGCTGGTAAGTATTCTATTCCGCTCACTCGATCAAAGTAAAGCTCATTGGATAATCCAGATGAAACGGAAGTTTGGAGTTCGCGGAGTTGCGGGTAGTACGCCTCTCGGAGCGTCCCAGCGTACTAATCTCGACCGAGGTGCCACCCCTTCTATGATCAACGAATCTTTCCTCCCCAAGACCCGTACTCGCCATCGATCGTCTCTTGCGATACAGACCCCCGTCCCCGGCTACTCTAAGCGGCACTCATTGGAAACGCCTTTACAAGGCGATCATCGCCACGGAGTTCAGCTGTATCCGAGCACGAAAATTACATCAAGAGTCATGCAGAAGAGTGAATCGAGCGAGGAGAATACACTTCCATCACGCACACTTATGGATGGTAGTGCAGCGAGGTATGGTAGTTTGAGaacaaaggaaaggaaaatgaCATTAGCGTAAAGAAGACGGAAGATTGGTGTATATTTACTATCCTTGCGTTTTGTTTGACTTTTTTGGACATTTGGTACTGGACTGCGTATTCATACCGTGCAATGATATATAATGATTATGAATGGATCCTATCACACAACGCCACCGGATTTACCGAGGACGGTTGGCACAGAGCTTGGGGGAATGAAACCAATCTGAAGGGGAAAGTTAGCAATCTGTCAtaaggagaggaaaaggcATGCTGGAGACTTGCCTCTGTGCAAACCGCGGTAATCAACGAAGGCGGAGTCACATCGTACACAACATGCAAAGGGGTCAAATTGCTCGGCAACGGCTTACCCTCCTTACCCAACGCAAACGGCTTCTTTGTCGGCAAGGCCAATAAACCTTCCACATCACCCAACTCATTTGTCGCCACACCATCAAGCACCACACGTTCTCCAAACTTGTACGTCTCTACACAAGCCACGACTGGGACACGATGTTCCTTGGCGAGCATGGCGACGACAGCCGTACCCGCGCGGGAGTAGAGAGCACCGTCCGAGTGGAGGGCGGAGGCGCCGAGAAGGACGAGATCGGCTTgagggaggatggaggagaggagggggaggaggatgtaAGTGCAAGGAAGACCGGCCGCGGTGAGCACTTTGAGCAGCTTTTCACCTTCGAGAAGGGGTCTAGAGTCGACCACGACGACGTTGAAGCTTGCATCGGGATCTTGTTCTCGCATGCTGGTCCAGGCTTCGAGTAAGACTGTTTCGACAACGGATGATCTTGTGTTTCGTCAGCCGGAGGAAGACTATTTAATAGATAGCTATGTGCTTACCGAGCAAAGGTAACGACAGTGTCTCCAGGCttgaccttttccttcgCGCTGTCTGCAATAACTTGGTCGGCGAATTCTATTCTGTCTCGAAGGTAGAGACCAATCGCATCGACCAAATAAGATTTTTGCTACATATGATCAGCTTTCCTTTTACAGCATAAGGAGGAGAAATTGCATACCTCTGCCTCGGACTTATCCCCCTTCTCACCCAACCTATTGATCTCACTCTTCAACCATCGGATAGCATTACCGCCTCCCACACCTTTAGGCCTGCAAGTTTCCAGCCAAGCAATCATCGGACTCAAGTACACTGGCAAATCCTTCCACAAAACCGCTTGATCAGGGCACTCATAATCCCTAATCACCTCTTTAAACGCCGACATCATCCCGATCGTTCTCGCATTCGCACCCCTCAACTGTCCGCTGTTCATCAGCACACCTACGCGGACGATTATCGGGTGGATCTTGCCCGTTTCGAGAGCGGAGACGGTATCGGCAGGAGTCTGGTGTGGCAAgtgcgagaagaagaggttttGTTGGATAGCAGAGAGGGTAGGTGCTGAGTGTTCAAAGTGGTTGAGAGGTTTGCGAGCGGCGGAGGGGCCggctgaagaagggggattttgagaagaagaattcaGATGAATTACGGGTGAACGACGGCCATCAGAAGTGGTAGTGCTGGATGTTTGTCTACCACCTTGTGAACCTTCTGGAGCTCCTCCTTCGGTAGGGATGGCTCGggcagcaacagcagccgCACGTTTCTCTTTTTTGAGCTCTTTGGCGGATTTGGCTTTGAGTTCGCCTGAAGGAGGTTGTTGAggtttttgtttttgttgtttttgcTGGGGCTGGACCTGTGGTTCTTGCTCGGACATCTCGAATGGAATTGAGGCGACGATTAAAAGGTAAAAGGAAGATTGAGGATAAAAAGACGAGAAGTACAATGTGGCCGACTTTCGTTGtcgaggaaatggaaaCGACGACTCGCGTATATACAATGACACCACGTTATTACCACGTGAGGAAATAATGAATATCTGTTTTTTTTGCCACCTCCTATATACCGTCGTAGGCGGTTGATGACAGTTGTTGACAAGAGGATCCACACTTCTATGTCTTATCTTCTCGCCAATTAATTTTTCACTCCTCAAAATGTCGGCGCCCACCACTGCACCGGCACTTACTCCTGATCAGGCCCGTTTGGCAGCTCTCAACAGGTTAAAAGCCAAGAACAAGCTTACTTCAAATACTACAAGCGGCAACATTCCGGGGCCAAGTAACGACAATCATGGCAACGCTGGACCAGCGTATGTCAACAGGAGGGAAGCGATACCGTCTTCAGCTAGAAATATGGTTCAGCAACAGGCAGAGGCAGACAAGGCAAAACCACTGCCTTTACGGCGTGATCCTTCTCTGGTTGGTCACTTGTTTTATTGCCTGGTCACTGCTCACAAAATGCTCACATGGTGATTGCAGGGGAAATACTTTGAATACGATCTCTCCAAGATGCGAAATTCTAGAGGAGGTTTCctgacggaagaagataaagaaggtGACCGAATCAAGTCTGTTGCGGAATTagcgagggagaaggagaggcagTTGCAGATGATaagggagggggaagaacCGGCGATCATACCGGATAGGTCACCGAGATGTGTGGAGTGTGGGACGCTGGAGATTAATTATCAGTTTCTGAAGGTGGGTTCGAGATTTGAGTGTGTCAGGATGGAATGTTCAGAGCTGATCAGATATAGGTGTTTGATGTTAAAATATGTAAGAGTTGTGAAAAGAAACTCCCCGAAAAGTACTCTTTGTTGACAAAGACAGAATGCAAGGAAGTGAGCGACCATTCCATGGGATAAAATGGCAAATTTCTGACAAGCAGCTAGGATTACCTCCTCACAGATCCAGAGCTCAAAGATGTCGACCTGCTACcccacctcctccgccCAAACCCTCATGCGTCAACGTACAGCAATATGATGTTATTCTTACGAGAGCAAGTTGAAAAAGTGGCATTCGAGAAATGgggcggagaggaagggttAGATAATgaatggaaaaggagagaagtgttcaaaaagcggaagagagaggaaaagtTTGAGCAAGGATTGAGAGAGTATGTTGTCTCATCACCCTATTTTCTTAGTATTACGACTGACGATTGATCTAGTCTTCGGAAAAGGACGAGAAATAACCTGTACcaaagaaaacaagaagCTCAACATGTCCATGAgtttgaagatgttgaggaaGTGTACGATGAGCAAGAACAGACGACTAAGTTGCTCCAAAGATGTTTTGGATGCGGTTCCGAGCAAGAAGTGGAGGTTCTTTGAACTTGCTTAATTCATTTTGTTGTAAGCATATACCGAGTTGTATAATGTGTTTCGCCGGAAATTATCTACATTCTCATTGGCTGCGCTTTCGAGAATCATATCGTATGCCATAAGTAAGCCAAAAGTAGAATGGGGGCTGATTACGCAATGACCATGATGTCTTTGTCAGTAGACGGAGATGGCCGGTAATTAAAGAAGGACCACATGGTGATTCATGTCGTGTTTGATAACACTTGAAAAAATTGGCACTCGAAACAGGATGGACTGTGAAAGCGAAGTAAGAAGGCTGGTACTTGTATATGCATAGTAGGCGCCTCATAGTGGCTAGTACTTGCCGAGATGTATGTGAATGATAGGAGCTCTACACTGTGTCTAACACCAGAAATGACGCAACAGGTCGGCTACTTGTCAAAGATTGAAGATTACGACAAAGGGACGCGGCGTTTGCTCAGATTATCAGACTTCCTTTGTTTTCGTGCTTCACCACcattttttctcttctgcaCTTCTTCGATCCTTGAACTATAACTtattccttctttcccgaGTGCCTTCAGTGAACTCGGAACTCCCGCTCCGACCTGACATCTGATATTCACTTTTTCCATGAAGATGGCAGACTCATGGGTTTCTGCGGCGTCCAAAGCCATGTCAGACTCGAGCTGCAATAAAGTATGGGATGGTATAGATTTCAGTTCATGTTTCCATGAAAAGTGAGTACGCTCGAGTCACTGTCAACGGAAAAGGCTAGTTCTAACAAGAACCCAGATATCTCCAAAATGTTCCATATCTCCTTATAGCAGCTTCCGCTCTCTACCTTCTCTCCACCTACCCATCTCGCTGGGCCCGTAGATCCCAGAATCCCTTATCAACCTCAACtctcgtctcttcttcttatccCTCAGACCTCGCCAACCTCGAATCTAGCGTTATCCTCGATTCCCTCGCTACTAACCTCCTCCCGCCATGGTCTGCTTCTACCCACTCGAAACCCGCAGAGAAACTCCCCGAGGGCGAGGCCGAGCGAGTGATCATGGATTTCGTCAAGCATAAAAGGAGAGACGTGACGAGGTGGCAGGACTTGAGGTTTTGGATTGGTCTTTCGGGTGCTGTGACTTGGTTTGAGGTCGAGCTGGCGAGGGCGGTGGTGCAAGGAAGCTGGAAGGACGTCATATTCCCCGCCTGGTTATCACTCATCTCCATGATTCCCCATTCTCACATCACGCCTCTCTTGTCATTACATTCTATGACATCGCTCATCCTTTTCCGGACCTTGATCATCCACCCGAACCCTTCAAAATTGCACATCGCGTGTTTTGCCGTGGAGATGGTATATTGCATCGCGATGCTCGGGTTACCATACCACGAGGCTCTGGATAGGTTGCTGGAAGGTGCGAAGAGTAAAAGAGGAGGTAGCTTGGGAAGCTTTGGAAGCAAGCTACCTAAACATTGTGAAGAGCCTGCTTGTGAGTTTTATTTCTGTCTGTTTATGATGTAGAAGCTGACATTCGACCAGCTGCATGGTCTCGAGGGACATACAATTTTATGCTTCCACTGCTTTTTAAGCATTATCTTAGTCCCATCACGCTGGAGGACATTCCCGCTATCCGTGAAGACGATTCATCAGCTGCTTCTCTCGGTGCTTTCCGAGCTTTCAGTGCCAAACGGGACGCTACATACGCCAAAATACATAGCGGGGccaagagaagaaggaatttGGGTCTGGAACTGGCTATGTACTTTGCTCCTGAACTTGGTTGGCAAGTTGTACGTTCATTTCttatcctttttctttgttcTTTTCAGTCGGCTGTCTCGCTCATTCTCAAAATAGCTCTGGGCGtcaatcttcatcttcttccagtaTCTCCCTCCAAACGGTCTTCGATTACTACTGCAATACGTCAAACAACGAGAGACTAACCCCCAGCCGACACACGTAGCCGTCCTCTATGTGGCTATGATGGTCATTGGACAATGTATGTCCGCAATCACCCTCGCCCAAGCACTATACCTCGGTAGACGTCTGTGTATCAGAATTCGAGCAATCATCATTGCTGAAGTATTTGCGAAAGCTCTTCGAAGGAGAGATGTCTCTGGCGACGTGAAAAAATCAACGTCTACCAAATctgccgccgccgctgctgATAAGAAGGGGAATGACCAAGCTCAAGAGGGCCCTGAAGATGAAGCTACGGCGGGCGAAGGGAAAATCGCCAACCTCGTCTCTGTCGATGCGTTTACCATCTCCGAAATCTGCGCTTACTCGTATTATGCCGTCTCCTGCCCTCTCGCCATCGTCGTCAATAGTGTGCTTCTTTATCAAACCCTCGGCACCGCTGCTTTCGCGGGTATCGCCGTCCTGGTGGCCCTCATGCCTGCTCAGTATGGGATGAGCAAGCTCTACATGAGCCGCCAGAAAAAGTTTATGACAGCTACCGACGCAAGGCTCCAAGGTGTCACCGAAGTCATCGCTCACATCAAACTCATCAAATTCAACGCCTGGGAGGGCAAGTTCTTTGACCGGATGATGATTACTCGTGAAAAGGAGTTGCGCATGCTCGCTCGCCGATTTGCGACTACAGTACTATTCCAGCTACTCGTGTGGAGTACGCCGGTGATAGTTACTGGTATAGCTTTTGCTGTGCATAGCTTATGGTTGAAGCAGCCTCTCACGGCTGACAAGGCGTTTGCATCATTGATTCTGTTTAACATGCTGAAAGACCCTCTTGCGCTCGCTCAAGACACTGTGACAAGGTTGATTCAAGCGTCAACCTCTTGCAATCGTATCCAAAAATATCTCGAGGAACCTGACACTCTCAAATACCGACAACTCTCTACTCCTGGGCCTAATGACCCCCAAATCGGGTTCAAAGACGCTGTTCTCGGTTACCTGACTCCGGAAGACGCTACCAAACTCGAATCTGACCAATCTGAGCCATTTACTCTGGGGGGATTAAACGTGTCCTTCCCCATCGGTAAGCTGAGTGTGGTCTGCGGCCCAGTGGGCTCAGGAAAGACGACCCTCATCCTCGGTTTGCTCGGTGAGACATTGCTTCTCCAGGGGCAGGTATTCATGCCGGACGATCATGCCAACAGGGACGTATGTCCTATTGATCCTGCCACCGGACTTGCCGATACCGTCGCTTACTGCGCCCAAACACCTTGGTTAGTCGGTGCTAGTATTAAGGAAAACATTGTCTTTGGGTCCAATTGGGATAAAAGGAGATACGACCATGTAGTCAAGGCTTGTGCCCTCCAACGAGACTTTGAGATCTTTGAGCTTGGAGATGAGACAGAAGTAGGAGAAAAGGGGACTACCTGTTCTGGCGGCCAAAAGGCGCGTATCTCCCTTGCCCGTGCATTCTACT harbors:
- a CDS encoding translation initiation factor eIF-2B subunit delta gives rise to the protein MSEQEPQVQPQQKQQKQKPQQPPSGELKAKSAKELKKEKRAAAVAARAIPTEGGAPEGSQGGRQTSSTTTSDGRRSPVIHLNSSSQNPPSSAGPSAARKPLNHFEHSAPTLSAIQQNLFFSHLPHQTPADTVSALETGKIHPIIVRVGVLMNSGQLRGANARTIGMMSAFKEVIRDYECPDQAVLWKDLPVYLSPMIAWLETCRPKGVGGGNAIRWLKSEINRLGEKGDKSEAEQKSYLVDAIGLYLRDRIEFADQVIADSAKEKVKPGDTVVTFARSSVVETVLLEAWTSMREQDPDASFNVVVVDSRPLLEGEKLLKVLTAAGLPCTYILLPLLSSILPQADLVLLGASALHSDGALYSRAGTAVVAMLAKEHRVPVVACVETYKFGERVVLDGVATNELGDVEGLLALPTKKPFALGKEGKPLPSNLTPLHVVYDVTPPSLITAVCTEIGFIPPSSVPTVLGKSGGVV
- a CDS encoding DNA repair protein: MSAPTTAPALTPDQARLAALNRLKAKNKLTSNTTSGNIPGPSNDNHGNAGPAYVNRREAIPSSARNMVQQQAEADKAKPLPLRRDPSLGKYFEYDLSKMRNSRGGFLTEEDKEGDRIKSVAELAREKERQLQMIREGEEPAIIPDRSPRCVECGTLEINYQFLKVFDVKICKSCEKKLPEKYSLLTKTECKEDYLLTDPELKDVDLLPHLLRPNPHASTYSNMMLFLREQVEKVAFEKWGGEEGLDNEWKRREVFKKRKREEKFEQGLRDLRKRTRNNLYQRKQEAQHVHEFEDVEEVYDEQEQTTKLLQRCFGCGSEQEVEVL
- a CDS encoding ATP-binding cassette transporter codes for the protein MKMADSWVSAASKAMSDSSCNKVWDGIDFSSCFHEKYLQNVPYLLIAASALYLLSTYPSRWARRSQNPLSTSTLVSSSYPSDLANLESSVILDSLATNLLPPWSASTHSKPAEKLPEGEAERVIMDFVKHKRRDVTRWQDLRFWIGLSGAVTWFEVELARAVVQGSWKDVIFPAWLSLISMIPHSHITPLLSLHSMTSLILFRTLIIHPNPSKLHIACFAVEMVYCIAMLGLPYHEALDRLLEGAKSKRGGSLGSFGSKLPKHCEEPASAWSRGTYNFMLPLLFKHYLSPITLEDIPAIREDDSSAASLGAFRAFSAKRDATYAKIHSGAKRRRNLGLELAMYFAPELGWQVLWASIFIFFQYLPPNGLRLLLQYVKQRETNPQPTHVAVLYVAMMVIGQCMSAITLAQALYLGRRLCIRIRAIIIAEVFAKALRRRDVSGDVKKSTSTKSAAAAADKKGNDQAQEGPEDEATAGEGKIANLVSVDAFTISEICAYSYYAVSCPLAIVVNSVLLYQTLGTAAFAGIAVLVALMPAQYGMSKLYMSRQKKFMTATDARLQGVTEVIAHIKLIKFNAWEGKFFDRMMITREKELRMLARRFATTVLFQLLVWSTPVIVTGIAFAVHSLWLKQPLTADKAFASLILFNMLKDPLALAQDTVTRLIQASTSCNRIQKYLEEPDTLKYRQLSTPGPNDPQIGFKDAVLGYLTPEDATKLESDQSEPFTLGGLNVSFPIGKLSVVCGPVGSGKTTLILGLLGETLLLQGQVFMPDDHANRDVCPIDPATGLADTVAYCAQTPWLVGASIKENIVFGSNWDKRRYDHVVKACALQRDFEIFELGDETEVGEKGTTCSGGQKARISLARAFYSSAKTIILDDVLSAVDAHTARHLYEQILQGPLIQGRTVILVTHQVNLVSPAAEMVIMLDNGIVTAAGSPSELAASGALELSEDGSDKASASASTAASTTLRAGSGSSVEHDINDPYIEDQLDSPAEEELAEQQKQVNANRAAQTDETVRLGKQLVAAETSSQGTVQSATYMLYFKALGGITIWVIVIIVFFGSQMLQVANNAWIKEWANADDRAASASLLSKTAFIVYQFVIDTRKYIQAEMERKHSTAYYLAIYWVISAFYLIAVVGRVGISFIGALRASRHMYDRLLQRILGARMRFFDSTPSGRILNRLSKDMSSIDQETGEICMYFANSCLSAATILVVVTVSTPAFLGALVLICFLYWVIGSLYVATNREIKRIDSVTRSPIFISFTEVLVGMSTIRSYGDSARFMRKLFHELDQNTRCFWYLWQVNRILNNYSNFVGALVTVFAALFALKNKSMDAGAVGLSVSYALSFTEYVLWVVRLYAAVEMSMNSVERVGEYLELEVEEENHEKGKEPPAYWPTSDGSIVVENLTCRYAPQLEPVLRDVSFTIGPKEKIGVCGRTGSGKSTLALSFFRFLFQESGKITIDGEDISKLSLNALRSRLTILPQEAQLFSGTVRDNLDPFDQHEDADIWDALAQCGLVGKSRLSSRATSRAQSRTDLTTLSTSTTKEPNASLVKSVLKKSLKNAEEGEEEGERVVIRSLEEKVAVGGKNFSQGQRQLLALARGLLKLRNSSFLIMDESTANLDHATDATIQNVLRTGLADTQMLVIAHRLMTVAGLDKILVLDHGKVMEYGTPWELMQKEGGIFRELCKQSGEETQLWEMAKIVYEAKQNASARS